From uncultured Fusobacterium sp.:
ATAGCAGGAGAAGTTAAAGATTTTGATCCATTAGAATTTGGAATTGAGAAAAAAGAGATAAAAAAATTAGCTAGAAATACTCAATTTGCTTTAGCTGCAACAAAAATGGCTTTAGAAGATTCTAGATTAACTATAGATGAAAATAATTGTGAAGATGTTGGAGTTATTGTTTCTTCTGGTATAGGGGGAATTGAGATATTTGAAGCTCAACATGGAACAATGATAGAAAAAGGAGTTAGAAGAATATCTCCATTTACAATCCCAGGAATGATAGCTAATATGGCTGCTGGAAATATTGGAATCTATTATGGAGCAAAAGGACCAAATAAATCAATAGTAACTGCATGTGCTGCTGGAACTCATTCAGTAGGAGATGCTTTTGAAATGATAAAAAATGGAAGAGCTAAAGTTATGATAGCTGGAGGAGCAGAGGCATCTATAACTCCATTTGCTATGAATGCATTTGCTAATATGAAAGCACTATCTACTAGAAATGATGAACCAGCAAAAGCATCAAGACCATTCTCAGCAGATAGAGATGGATTTGTAATGGGAGAAGGAGCAGGGATCCTTATTCTTGAAGAATTAGAACATGCAAAAGCTAGAGGAGCTAAAATATATGCTGAAGTAGTAGGATATGGAGAAACTTGTGATGCTTACCATATTACAGCACCAGCTGATGGAGGAGAAGGAGCAGCAAGAGCATTTAAAATGGCTATGAAAGAGGGAAATATCAATCCTGAAGAAGTTGACTATATAAATGCACATGGAACTTCAACACCTGCTAATGATAAAAACGAAACAATGGCAATAAAAACAGCTTTTGGAGATAGAGCAAATGAATTAGTTGTTTCATCTACAAAGGGAGCAACAGGACATGGACTAGGAGCTGCTGGAGGAATTGAAGCTGTATTAATAGCTATGGCAATAGATACAGGAATAATACCACCAACAATTAACTATGATAATCCAGATCCAATATGTGATTTAAACTATGCACCAAATACACCAGTAGAAAGAGAAATTAATGTAGCAATGTCAAGTTCTCTTGGATTTGGTGGGCATAATGCTGTAATAGCAATGAGAAAATATAAATAATTGAATATAGGAGGATAAGTTGAAGAAGAATTATTTAGAGCTAGAAGAAAATTTAGGTTATTCATTTAAGAATAAAGAGCTTTTAAAAAATTCACTTATCCATAGATCTTTTGGAAATGAACACAGAAGATACAAAAAAATAAGCAACGAAAGACTAGAACTGCTAGGAGATGCAGTTCTAGATCTTGTCGTTACTGAATATTTGTATAAAAGTCATGAGAACTCAACAGAGGGAGATTTAGCCAAAATAAAATCTATGGTAGTAAGTGAGCCAGTATTAGCAGAGATTTCAAAGAAAATGGATGTAGGAAAATATCTTCTTTTAAGTAAAGGAGAGGAGATGACAGGAGGAAGAGATAGAAGTTCTATCTTAGGAGATGCTTTTGAAGCTATTTTAGGAGCTATCTATTTAGATTCAAATTTTGAAACTGCTAAAAAATATGCTTTAAGTCATATACAAGATTCTATAGATCATGTTGATAAAAATGAGGATATTTTAGACTTTAAAACTATATTACAAGAGTATAGTCAAAGAGAGTATAAATTAATACCTATTTATCAAGTTGTAAATGAAACAGGACCAGATCATCAAAAAGTATTTGAAATTGCAGTAACAGTTGGGGAAATGGTTGGAAGTGGAACTGGAAAAAATAAGAAAAGTGCTGAGCAATCTGCAGCTAAAGAACTATGTAAAAAATTAGGAGTAAAAATCCATGAAACACTATAATATACCGATATTTATAAGCCATTTTGGTTGTCCAAATGCTTGTGTATTCTGTAATCAAAAGAAGATAAATGGTCGTGAAACAGATGTGACTATGGAAGATGTCAGAAAAATTATAGAAATGTATTTAGAAACTCTTCCAAAAAATTCCAAGAAAGAGGTGGCATTTTTTGGTGGAACTTTTACAGGAATTTCTTTAAAACTTCAAAAAGAATATTTAGAAACAGTATATGAATATATAAAAAAAGGGTTAATAGATGGAATAAGACTATCTACAAGACCAGATTGTATCAATAGAGAGATAGTGGAGCAATTAAAAAAGTATGGGGTAACATCTGTTGAACTAGGGGTGCAATCTTTAGATGAGAAAGTTTTAAAGGCAACAGCGAGATATTATCCAGTTGAAGTGGTAGCAGAGGCTTGTAAACTTTTAAAGGAGTATGGAATAGAGCTAGGAATTCAACTGATGATAGGATTACCAGAGGCAACAATAGAAAGTGATTATTTAACAGCATTGAGAGCTGTAGAGATGCAACCAGATGTAGCTAGAATATACCCAACTTTAGTTATAAAAAATACTAAGTTAGAGGATATGTTTTTAAAAGGGGAGTATCATGCTCTCTCTATTGAAGAGGCTGTAGAAAGAACTAGAAAAATATATACACTTCTTGAATTAAATGGTGTTAATGTAATTAGAGTTGGACTTCAACCAAGTGAAGATCTAAGAGAAGATGGTGTAGTTTTAGGTGGGCCATTCCATCCTGCTTTTAGAGAATTAGTTGAAACAGAGATCTATTATAATTTTTTGAAAAAAATTGCAGATAAAGAGAAAAAATTAGATATTGAAACAGCAGAGGTGAATATATCTAAAATAGTTGGAATAAAAAAAGCGAATAGATTAAGATTAAAGGAGTATTTTAATATAAAAATAGACAACAGTTTATCAAAAGATATAGTTGTTGTAAATGGAAAAATATATTCAAGAGTAGAGATCCTTAGAGAGGAGAGCAATGAATCAAATAGTAATCAATATAGATGACTTTCAATCTAGAGCAGCTATAATTGAAGATGGAAAAGTGGTTGAAATCCTAGTGGAGCGAGAAGAGGAAGGAAGAATAAATGGAAGTATTTATAAGGGAAAAGTTGCCAATGTTCTTCCAGGAATGGAATCAGCTTTTGTAAATATAGGATTGGAAAAAAATGGATTCCTTTATGTAAATGATTTAAGAGAGTTTGAAGAGAAATATTTAGATGGAATTTTGAATAGTAATAGACCAATAGAGGATATTCTAACTGTTGGTGATGAAGTAGTAGTACAAATTTTAAATGAACCTCGTGGAAATAAGGGAGCAAGAGTAACAACACACTTTACAATACCAGGAAAATATCTGGTATTGATGCCAAATAATGATCATATAGCTATTTCTAAAAAAATTAAAGATGAAGAAGAAAGAGAAAGACTAGAAAATATTTTTAAAGATATAAAACCAGAGAATATGGGAGTAATTATTAGAACAGCTGCCTATGGAAAAAGTGAGTTCCACTTTGAAAGAGAGATAGAATATCTTGTAAAAAAATGGGAAGATATTGAGAAAAAGATAAAAGGAGCTAAAATAGGAGAGGTTCTATATAAAGATAATGGAATAGTGACAACTGTATTGAGAGATATCTTTTCAAATGATATAGATGAACTTATAGTTGATAATGAAGAGGTTTATTGGGAGATAATAGACTATGTAAATGCCTTCAGTGAAAAGACATTAAAAACTAAGATTAAACTATATAGAGATAGTGATGAGAAAGAGATTTTTGATCTGTATGGAATAAGTGAAGAGATAGAGAAGGCTTTAAATGAAGTTGTATGGCTTGAATGTGGAGGTTATCTTGTAATTCAAAAGACAGAGGCACTAATAAGTATAGATGTAAATACAGGAAAAAATACAGGTAGTTATAATTTAGAGGAAACAGTTGTAAATACCAATGTAGAGGCAGCTAGAGAGATACCAAGGCAGTTGAGACTTCGTAACTTTGGTGGAATTATAATAATTGACTTTATTGATATGAGAGTAGAAGAGGATAAAGTTAGAGTTATTGAAGAGCTAGAGAAAAATTTACAAAAAGATAGAATTAAAAATAATATAGTGCATTTTACAGATTTAGGTCTTGTTGAGATGACAAGAAAGAGAACTGGAAAACCATTAGCTTACTACTATCAAGAGGTATGTCCATATTGTAATGGAACTGGTAAGATAAAATCTCAAGATGCTTTAGTTCATGAGCTTATAAAAGAGATAAAGTTATCTTCAGATGATAGGGATATAAGTAAGATAAAAGTTGTACTTTCAAAGAGACTTAAAGAATCTTTTACTGAAGTATATTTTGATATAATGAGAGAATATCTAAAAAATAAAGGGAAAAGTATAGAACTAGAAGTAGGAACAAATAATGATACTCAATATGAGATAATTCTAGTTAAATAGAGGAGATAACATGAAAATAGGTGTTTATGCAGGGAGCTTTGATCCAATAACAAAAGGGCATTATGATGTAATAAAAAAATCTCTTAAAATAACTGATAAACTTATTGTTGCAGTTATGAATAATACTAATAAAAAATGTTGGTTTTCTTTAGAAGAGAGAAAAAATATGATAAAACTTTTAGTTGGAGAAGATAGTGATAAAATAGAAGTAAAAAGCTTTGATGGACTTCTAATTAATTTTATGAAGGAAAATAATGCTGATATAATTATAAGAGGACTGAGAGCTGTATCAGATTATGAATATGAATTAGGCTATGCTTTTGCAAATCATGATCTTTCAGATGGAGATGTTGATACAATATTTATTCCAGCAGCAAGAGAATATATGTATTTAAGCTCGAGTTCTGTAAGGGAAGCTGCTATGGTAGGAGCAAGACTAGATATATTTGTTGATGATAAAATTGCTGAGATAGTGAGGGAAAAAGCAAAAACTATCAAAGGATAGGTGTTGTTGTGGCAAAAAATAAAAGTTTTTATGTATGTAGTGAATGTGGATATAAATCTCCTAAGTGGTTGGGAAAATGTCCTCAATGTAATGAGTGGGGAAGTTTTGAAGAGGAGATAGAAAATGTAACTGTTGGAGCTCCTGTAGTGGCAACAACAGCATCAGTAAAAGAGATATCTGAAAAGGTATTTTCCTTTAAAGAGATAAAGCAAGAACAAACAGATAGATATATAACAGGAATTGGAGAGTTTGATAGAATTTTAGGTGGAGGGCTACTTCAAGGTGAAGTAGTATTAGTTACTGGGAACCCTGGAATAGGAAAATCTACTCTTCTTTTACAAGTAGCTAAAGAGTATACTGCTTATGGAAGTGTAATTTATATTTCAGGTGAGGAGTCGCCTTCTCAAGTAAAAAATAGAGGAGAGAGATTAAAGATTGAGAGTGATAATCTGTTTTTGATGGCTGAAACAGATATGGCTAATATATATGAGTATCTAATTTCAAAAAAACCTAAAGTTGTAGTTGTAGATTCTATTCAAACATTATATAATTCAAATATAGACTCAATTCCAGGAACACCTACACAAATTCGAGAATGTACTTTAAAGATCATAGAACTTGCTAAAAAATATAATATTTCTTTTTTCATTGTTGGACATATAACTAAAGATGGTAAAGTAGCAGGACCTAAGATGTTAGAACATATGGTTGATGCTGTATTTAACTTTGAGGGAGAAGAGGGACTCTTTTATAGAATTTTAAGAAGTACTAAAAATAGATTTGGATCAACTAATGAGTTGGCAGTTTTTAGTATGGAAGAAGATGGAATGAAAGAGATAAAAAACTCATCTGAATATTTTTTAAGTGAGAGAGATGAAAAAAATGCAGGGAGTATGGTTGTACCTGTATTAGAGGGAACAAAAGTATTTTTACTTGAGATTCAAACTTTGATAACAGAAACAAGTATAGGAATACCTAAAAGAATAGTTCAAGGTTTTGATAGAAATAGAATTCAAATTTTAACAGCAATTGCTGAGAAAAAGATGCACATGGCATTGGGAATGAAAGATCTTTTTGTAAATATTCCTGGAGGATTAAGTATAGCAGATCCAGCAGCAGATTTAGCTGTATTGATATCTCTTATGTCTGTATATAAAGGGGTAGAAATAAGTCAAAAAATAGCTGCTATCGGAGAATTAGGATTACGTGGAGAGATAAGAAAGGTTTTCTTTATTGAAAAAAGATTAAGAGAGTTAGAAAAATTAGGCTTTAAAGGTGTATATATTCCAGAAGCTAACAGAAAAGAAATAGAAAAAAATAGTCATAAATATAAATTAAAATTAATATATTTAAAAAATTTAGAAGAACTTTTAGAAAGGATGAATAAAGATGGTCAATAAAAAGCTAGAATCAATGTTGATGCAAATAACTCCAGGAACACCTCTTAGAGATGGAATAGACAATATTCTTGATGGTGGAATAGGTGCTCTTATTGTAGTAGGAATTGATGAAACAGTTGAAAAGATGCTCGATGGTGGATTTGTAATAAACTGCGATTATACACCAGAGAGAGTTTTTGAATTAGCTAAAATGGACGGAGCCATAATAGTTGATGACGAATGTAAAAAAATACTTTATGCTAATGTGCATTTACAAGTTGATAGAAATTATTCATCAGAAGAAAGTGGAACTAGACATAGAACAGCTCAAAGAGCAGGAAAACAAACAGGAAAACTTGTAATAGCTGTTTCAGAAAGAAAGAAAGTTGTAAGCTTATATAAAGGAGACATAAGATATAAGTTAAAAAATATGTCAGAGATAACAAGTGAAGCTGCTCAAGCTTTAAAGACTATGGAGAGATATAGATATGTTTTAGATAAATCCTTGGCTAATCTTACAATATTAGAATTAGATGATATTGTAACTTTGTATGATGTAGCTCAAGTTCTTCAAAGATTTGAGATGATGAGAAGAATTGATGATGAATTAAAAGGGTATGTTATAGAGCTTGGAACAGAGGGAAGATTGATGGATCTTCAACTTAAAGATTTAGAACAAGATATTAACGAGGATATGGAAGAATTTTTAAGTGACTATATGAGCAGTGATTCAACTTATGAAGATGTTATGTCACAGATAGCAAATCTTACAAATATAGAGTTACTAGAAATAGAGAACTTTTCTAGTGCTTTAGGATATAGAAAAAGTTATAGCAATTTAGATAATAAAATCAGTCCTAAAGGGTATAGAGTTCTTGGAAAGATTAGTAAGTTAACTAAGAAAGATATTGATAAGTTGATAAATACTTATGGAGAGCTTGCATCTATTCAAGATGCACCTATTGAAGAGTTATCTGATACTAAATTAAGTAAGTTAAAGATAAAAGCTATAAAAAATGGATTGAAGAGATTGAAATACACAGTAGAATTGGAAAAATAAAATTTATAAGTTATTTAAATTAAATATGGATAATTCAATTAATATTAAATAAATTTAATTGAAATTTAAAACTAATTATGTTATACTTTTAGTAAATTTTTAAAAATTAAATATTAAGTAACAATGGCGCCCACAAGAGACTCATTAGGCAGATGTAAATACTGCTCATCTTGCAAGGGTGAAGTGTGTATGTAAGTTAAAGGTAACCCTTAGAGGTTACCTTTTTTAATTATTAATTTTTTTTAGGAGGAAGTTATGAATAATTTAGACCACATTAAATACATCAAAAGATGTATTGAAATCGCAGATGAATCTGTAGCATTAGGAAACCACCCTTTTGGAGCTTTAATAGTTGACAAAGAGGGAAATATTATTGTTGAGTCAGGGAATATTGAAGTAACAGAAAAAGAGTGTACAGGACACGCTGAAACAACAGCTATGAGAAAAGCTGTAAAACTTTATTCAAGAGAGTTTTTATGGGATTGTACTCTTTATTCTACAGCTGAACCTTGTTGTATGTGTACAGGAGCTATCTATTGGGGAAATGTAGGAAGAATTGTCTATGGAATAAGTGAAAAACAACTTTTAGCTTTAACAGGAGCTGATGAAGATAATCCAACTTTTGATATGCCTTGTAGAGAGATTTTAGCAAGAGGACAAAAAAATATAGAGGTAATTGGACCAATTGCTGATGAAGAGTTAGCTAAAGAGATAGCGAGAGCTCATATAGGATATTGGGATAATAAATAATAATTAAAAGGGGAATGAGTGATGGAGAAAAATAATTTTATAAAATTCCTTGATGATAAATTTTTAATCTCTGAAAGAGGTGGAAGTATAAAAGGGGAATTTTTTGGGGGATTAACAACTTTTTTAACAATTTCTTATATTATATTTGTAAATCCTGCTGTTCTTTCATTGACAGGAATGGATAAAGGAGCACTTGTAACAGTTACTTGTATAGCAACAGCAATAGGATCGTTTTTAGGTGGAATATTAGGTAATGTTCCAATATCTTTAGCTCCTGGAGTTGGATTGAATGCCTTTTTTACATTTACTTTAGTAAAGGGAAATGGAATTCCTTGGGAAGATGCTTTAGGAGTAGTTTTCTTTTCAGGAGTATTTTATCTGATATTAGCAATTTGTGGGGTTAGAGAAAAGATAATCAACTCTATTCCTCAACAACTTTCAATAGCTGCAACAGTAGGAATAGGACTTTTTCTTTCGTTGATAGGATTGAAAAGTATGGGAGTTATAGAAGCTAATCCAGAAACTTTAGTTAAGATAGCTCCAGTAACATTACCAGTAGCTCTTTCATTTGCAGGACTGTTTTTAATGTATATCTTAGATATGAAAAAAGTTAGAGGTGGGGTTTTAATAAGTATAATAGTAATCTCTATTATTGGAATGTTTTTAGGGGAAGTAGATATTCCAGAGAAACTATTATCATCACCACCAAGTATGACACCATTACTTTTTAAACTAAATGTTTTTGGAGTATTAAAGGTTAGTCTTTTAGGATCTATCTTCTCATTTATGTTTATAGATCTATTTGACTCTTTAAGTGTGCTTATGTTTACATACAAAGAGGTTCAGTTTAGAAATGAAGAGGAGAGAAAAAAAGGATTAGGAAGAATGCTTTTAGCTGACTGTTCATCAACTATAATAGGAGCTTTATTAGGAACAAGTACAGTTACAACTTATGGAGAATCAATAGCAGGAATAAAAGTTGGAGCTAAGACAGGGCTTGCCTCTATATTCACAGGATTGTTTTTCCTACTTGCTCTATTTATAGCACCAATAGTTGAGGCTATTCCAGTATTTGCAGTATCACCTGCATTAGTAATTGTTGGTATATTTATGTTTAGAAATATCTCTCAATTAGATCTTTCAACTATGAAAGAATCAATACCAGCATTTATGACAATTATATTTATGCCAATGACTCACAGTATAGCTATAGGACTTAGTATAGGATTTATCTCTTATATTATTATAAATGTAGCTTGTGCAGATTTTAAAAAGATTTCACTTACTATGTGGATTA
This genomic window contains:
- the radA gene encoding DNA repair protein RadA, which translates into the protein MAKNKSFYVCSECGYKSPKWLGKCPQCNEWGSFEEEIENVTVGAPVVATTASVKEISEKVFSFKEIKQEQTDRYITGIGEFDRILGGGLLQGEVVLVTGNPGIGKSTLLLQVAKEYTAYGSVIYISGEESPSQVKNRGERLKIESDNLFLMAETDMANIYEYLISKKPKVVVVDSIQTLYNSNIDSIPGTPTQIRECTLKIIELAKKYNISFFIVGHITKDGKVAGPKMLEHMVDAVFNFEGEEGLFYRILRSTKNRFGSTNELAVFSMEEDGMKEIKNSSEYFLSERDEKNAGSMVVPVLEGTKVFLLEIQTLITETSIGIPKRIVQGFDRNRIQILTAIAEKKMHMALGMKDLFVNIPGGLSIADPAADLAVLISLMSVYKGVEISQKIAAIGELGLRGEIRKVFFIEKRLRELEKLGFKGVYIPEANRKEIEKNSHKYKLKLIYLKNLEELLERMNKDGQ
- a CDS encoding elongator complex protein 3; its protein translation is MKHYNIPIFISHFGCPNACVFCNQKKINGRETDVTMEDVRKIIEMYLETLPKNSKKEVAFFGGTFTGISLKLQKEYLETVYEYIKKGLIDGIRLSTRPDCINREIVEQLKKYGVTSVELGVQSLDEKVLKATARYYPVEVVAEACKLLKEYGIELGIQLMIGLPEATIESDYLTALRAVEMQPDVARIYPTLVIKNTKLEDMFLKGEYHALSIEEAVERTRKIYTLLELNGVNVIRVGLQPSEDLREDGVVLGGPFHPAFRELVETEIYYNFLKKIADKEKKLDIETAEVNISKIVGIKKANRLRLKEYFNIKIDNSLSKDIVVVNGKIYSRVEILREESNESNSNQYR
- the coaD gene encoding pantetheine-phosphate adenylyltransferase, which encodes MKIGVYAGSFDPITKGHYDVIKKSLKITDKLIVAVMNNTNKKCWFSLEERKNMIKLLVGEDSDKIEVKSFDGLLINFMKENNADIIIRGLRAVSDYEYELGYAFANHDLSDGDVDTIFIPAAREYMYLSSSSVREAAMVGARLDIFVDDKIAEIVREKAKTIKG
- the fabF gene encoding beta-ketoacyl-ACP synthase II; this translates as MNRVVVTGLGLITALGTGLEKSWKRILAGETGIDLIKSYDTTDMPVKIAGEVKDFDPLEFGIEKKEIKKLARNTQFALAATKMALEDSRLTIDENNCEDVGVIVSSGIGGIEIFEAQHGTMIEKGVRRISPFTIPGMIANMAAGNIGIYYGAKGPNKSIVTACAAGTHSVGDAFEMIKNGRAKVMIAGGAEASITPFAMNAFANMKALSTRNDEPAKASRPFSADRDGFVMGEGAGILILEELEHAKARGAKIYAEVVGYGETCDAYHITAPADGGEGAARAFKMAMKEGNINPEEVDYINAHGTSTPANDKNETMAIKTAFGDRANELVVSSTKGATGHGLGAAGGIEAVLIAMAIDTGIIPPTINYDNPDPICDLNYAPNTPVEREINVAMSSSLGFGGHNAVIAMRKYK
- a CDS encoding NCS2 family permease, producing MEKNNFIKFLDDKFLISERGGSIKGEFFGGLTTFLTISYIIFVNPAVLSLTGMDKGALVTVTCIATAIGSFLGGILGNVPISLAPGVGLNAFFTFTLVKGNGIPWEDALGVVFFSGVFYLILAICGVREKIINSIPQQLSIAATVGIGLFLSLIGLKSMGVIEANPETLVKIAPVTLPVALSFAGLFLMYILDMKKVRGGVLISIIVISIIGMFLGEVDIPEKLLSSPPSMTPLLFKLNVFGVLKVSLLGSIFSFMFIDLFDSLSVLMFTYKEVQFRNEEERKKGLGRMLLADCSSTIIGALLGTSTVTTYGESIAGIKVGAKTGLASIFTGLFFLLALFIAPIVEAIPVFAVSPALVIVGIFMFRNISQLDLSTMKESIPAFMTIIFMPMTHSIAIGLSIGFISYIIINVACADFKKISLTMWIIGILSVINLLI
- the disA gene encoding DNA integrity scanning diadenylate cyclase DisA, coding for MVNKKLESMLMQITPGTPLRDGIDNILDGGIGALIVVGIDETVEKMLDGGFVINCDYTPERVFELAKMDGAIIVDDECKKILYANVHLQVDRNYSSEESGTRHRTAQRAGKQTGKLVIAVSERKKVVSLYKGDIRYKLKNMSEITSEAAQALKTMERYRYVLDKSLANLTILELDDIVTLYDVAQVLQRFEMMRRIDDELKGYVIELGTEGRLMDLQLKDLEQDINEDMEEFLSDYMSSDSTYEDVMSQIANLTNIELLEIENFSSALGYRKSYSNLDNKISPKGYRVLGKISKLTKKDIDKLINTYGELASIQDAPIEELSDTKLSKLKIKAIKNGLKRLKYTVELEK
- a CDS encoding nucleoside deaminase, with the protein product MNNLDHIKYIKRCIEIADESVALGNHPFGALIVDKEGNIIVESGNIEVTEKECTGHAETTAMRKAVKLYSREFLWDCTLYSTAEPCCMCTGAIYWGNVGRIVYGISEKQLLALTGADEDNPTFDMPCREILARGQKNIEVIGPIADEELAKEIARAHIGYWDNK
- a CDS encoding Rne/Rng family ribonuclease, producing MNQIVINIDDFQSRAAIIEDGKVVEILVEREEEGRINGSIYKGKVANVLPGMESAFVNIGLEKNGFLYVNDLREFEEKYLDGILNSNRPIEDILTVGDEVVVQILNEPRGNKGARVTTHFTIPGKYLVLMPNNDHIAISKKIKDEEERERLENIFKDIKPENMGVIIRTAAYGKSEFHFEREIEYLVKKWEDIEKKIKGAKIGEVLYKDNGIVTTVLRDIFSNDIDELIVDNEEVYWEIIDYVNAFSEKTLKTKIKLYRDSDEKEIFDLYGISEEIEKALNEVVWLECGGYLVIQKTEALISIDVNTGKNTGSYNLEETVVNTNVEAAREIPRQLRLRNFGGIIIIDFIDMRVEEDKVRVIEELEKNLQKDRIKNNIVHFTDLGLVEMTRKRTGKPLAYYYQEVCPYCNGTGKIKSQDALVHELIKEIKLSSDDRDISKIKVVLSKRLKESFTEVYFDIMREYLKNKGKSIELEVGTNNDTQYEIILVK
- the rnc gene encoding ribonuclease III, which gives rise to MKKNYLELEENLGYSFKNKELLKNSLIHRSFGNEHRRYKKISNERLELLGDAVLDLVVTEYLYKSHENSTEGDLAKIKSMVVSEPVLAEISKKMDVGKYLLLSKGEEMTGGRDRSSILGDAFEAILGAIYLDSNFETAKKYALSHIQDSIDHVDKNEDILDFKTILQEYSQREYKLIPIYQVVNETGPDHQKVFEIAVTVGEMVGSGTGKNKKSAEQSAAKELCKKLGVKIHETL